TTGTAGTTGGTTTCCCACCTGCTTGGAGGCGAGTTAGCTTATCTTGCCTGCGAGTACCAAAAACCCACCAGCCACCAGTTCCGTTGCACCCCGTATGTTTACATCCATACATTTTACATGTTTGAGTTCTTTATCGCGCCCGCTGTTGGTCTGCAAAATGTATAAACCCTTTATCGAGCAGGCTGCTAAAAAATTCTTATTCCTTTTCGCGGTGGTCCCCAGGAATGAAATTCCATCGAAATGGGCGACCTGTCGCTTGACGTACCTGTCCCTGCTAATATTTACCAAGCTTTCCTGCACCGAACACAAACGGGCCCATTCTGGACCGACTCGAAGGCTGGTCAGTGGAAATGCGTTCACATGAATAAACCTGATCGCAAGTAATCGACGGGCTACGTAAGATAAGCAATCATAGTGCAAATTGAGGTGCCGCATAAAGTCTCATAAGTGAGATATGCTAcggtaaataattttttttgcgctcCATATTTCATCCCTTACCACAATGACTAAGCGGCGAAGAAGTTAAATTAAGTGAGAATGTCTTGTGCTTATCTGTTTGACCACTGTCCACTGGTTTCTGTGGGAATGTGGtatgaaatgtaaatattatttCCATTTGATCTGGTAATATTTTTCCCCCTCGTTCGTGATTAATGTAGGTTAAATAAAGTCTCACCTTACCGAAAGAAATGTTTGTATAAGATCGTCATCATATAATGCTCCACTTTACAAGACCCAATAAACGTAAAGTAAGAAGCTTGATACTTTTTAGATACTCAtgctttattaatttaaaaaaaaaaacgttggccCTCAGAAAGAAGGAATAATTCTAACCGCCCACAAGAAGGAAAGGGCGCCAAaatacaaccaaacaaaaccaaacaaaacgaaatcaataaaagcaaaaatgagACAGAAAAGCATTGAATTGTTTCACCCGGTGCATGATTATATCATCGTCCGGTAAACGCGGGGGATTCCACCATGATCGGTTAGGCGAGTGTGAGAGAGGCTCCCCGTTGATGACGTAGTTAAACTACAGGTGAGTAGGGACTTTTGGAACCTAGCATTAATTTCTAAGtcagagcgaaaaaaaagaaaacaaaaagcgacAAAACGCGACTGAAGCGGACAAGGGAGCGACAAAGGAGAGGAGAGTGTTGAATGAAACAGTGGAAAGCACGTGAATGAGAAACTGAGTAGCGTGTAGATGTGTGGGGCGGGCACCGTTATCTCAGCGGTGTACGGTAAGAGTGAGAGTGACCAGGCGTCCGCTTGTGCGGGTTGTACTATGAGCTGTGGTGCGAAAAGTGGTCTAAAAACGAAGGATGGCTGGATTTACTAATTTTTCGATATAAATGTTAAGTTTAAgattattatttcaaaaattgcgtTATCAAAAATTGCAACTAAAAGAGTCCAGTAATTGTAGTGTTAGCTCTGAGCGAAGATGTTCGAATTAATAAGATATTTCTTGCCAACTAGTGATAATGGAAACGAGAGCAATGAAATAATCTGATATGAAAAAGATTTCAGGTATCAAAAAGTGTTtcgtgagaaagaaaaataaagcgaaaatTGACGAGAAAACCCGAAGGTTTATTGACTGATGGTTTTCGTCTAAGAGTAGTCCTTTCAAGTGGTGAAAAATATCTTGGACAGGACTAACATTGTTTTACTACACTCAACATCCATTTCGGAGATGTCAGATGAGAAATTGAGCAGctgaagatgttttttttttataaaatattttggaaacGTCATCGAGACCAACAGATTTTATGATCAAATGACAAAGAGTCATCTTTACCGTAGAATTCGAGTAAGATTTTATCGATTGAGTTATTTTTAGtagctttattttcattaccaGTTTTTTCGCGTAGCTATTCTGTTacaaaagcttcaaaattTCTCTTTCATTAGCTTTCATTAGGGTTTTtagtataaaatttaaaattaagtaTCAGTTTTGTTCACCTTTTTCCTCCAACTGTGCGGAGGACGCTGGACCCGTGGTTAACTTTCCCACCAGCGCGATGCAGCTCACGATGAGATTAGCCCGTCCACCCTTAACAAAAAGGGTAAGTGAGAGCGAGAGCgcgaaagagcgagagaacaCTCGCGAATGAGCGAATGTGTGCGTCCACCCGTTGCTGTTGGGGGATGATTTTTGTGGGGTTCGGAGCGTGTGTGCGGACCGACCGACCGGCGGTTGGTGTTGTGTGGTCCAACCGCGAGTGGAGTGATAGTCGTGTTGCTACACCGCTGTTGGCTCACTCTCGTTCAAACAGCGCAACCGATCGcacacgctgctgctgctgcgcgcGCAACACACAGGCTCCCCAATTCAGGGAAGTACGTAGTAACTGGCCAAACTGTTTCGGGTTACAATCATCGTCGGCAAACGACGATCCCCCCGGAATTCGTTCGTTCGATCTGCGAGCGTGAAAAGCCcacgcaataaaaaaaaaaaaaacgaagcaataCCCGAAGTGAGAGTGAGAGCTGAGCTGGTAGTAAACGAAGGGAAGGAGGAAAAGTTGAATCGGGACATTTTGGAATCACCCCCAGCGAAGTGACCCCCTACCCTACTattgctactaccactaccCGCGGACTACTAAGCGGGAAAGTCACAcagtgagagtgagagaaagagtgagaagcgaaagagcgagaaaaaaaaaccgaccgcgtgcgagtgagtgagtgtgcgAGAAAGCGAGCGCATAAGGCAGCGCGAAAGAAGCAGTTTGTTAATATATAACAAGTTGCATCATAGTCTTAAGACTTCAGTCTTAAGAAAGTGTACCGTCCACCAACATCTTtcgcaaaaagaagaaaccaaaaaaataaaaaaatacacgcaacgggcaaaacaaaacaagcagctCAGCACGCGCCGCTGGCTGGCTACATCTGTTTACTTCGGGCTAGAATTTTCCGCGCTTTTTCgagtgttttgattttttgcttctgGTTTCATCGAAATTTTTCGATTATTGGTGCCAGCTTAATGCATCCTTGATGTTCGCTGTCAGGATCGGTAACACTGGTGTGGACTGTGGACTGTGTTACAAGATGGAACACGTTACAACCGGTTGAATCATGGATTATTTCTACTTCTGGATCTACAACAAATGAGGACAGTGATGCGAAAGTTTGAGCAAGTGTATACTTTATGAAAGTTTATTGCGTTCACGATTCCGGCCGTGCAGTGAGCGTTGAACAAACTGGACACAGTTGTTCTTGTGGTGTGAATATCTTGCAAAAAAAGGACTGCGAGTGTTACACAAGGTGCAATACGGGAAGAAATGTTGACGCTGTGATAGGTGTGCAATTTATAAGTGAAGAGAAATAGTATCTGTGCAATATttcgagtgtgtttgtgcgtgtgttcaataagaagaaacaaaccaGCAAGGCTTTATCGTCATCCTATTCCTAGCCTTCAACGAGCCTCTAGTGAGTGTATGTGATCGATATCTAGTGGTGTTTCTCTGTTTCCCCTATATGTGTCCCCTCTGACAGCCAAACAAGTGAATAATTGTTGCAAAAATATGGAATCGCCTCAAATGTACGATACGAATCAAATCCAAGTGCGCAGTGATATCAAGAAGCTAACGATGGCCGCGAACAATAATGTGAACGGTACGAACGGCACGGCCAACGGGGCCTCGCCGACCAACAACAACTCTCCGACGGCGATTAATCAGAACACGCTGGCgctcaagcagcagcagcaacagcagcagcaccagcagtccCAGCAACAAGTGCAGCAGGTTCAGCAGCAGGTCCAGCAGCAAGTCCAGCAACAgacccaacagcagcaacaggtcCAACTTGGCCAGCTTCCAAGCAATGGGGCGTCGGGCTTGCTGTCCAACGGGAACCTGCTGTCGAAGCAGATGCTACAACAAATCCAGTACTCCCAGTCCGAGCTAGACGAGCTAACGTCACAGGAGATCTCGCTCGACCTGCAGCACCTAATTGACGACCAGTTCCGTGACCCGGAAGCGCTCGGTATCTTCACCGAGATGGTCACGGTCGGCAGCACGAACGGTACGATGGCAAATCCGTTGGTGCAGACGGCCGCCGCGAAGGCTCTCCAACTGCAACAGGCACGCCTCTCCCAGCACACGAACGGTGGCAACAGTTACCAGCGATCGTTGGCATACATGCCCCAACCCGTACATACCGGGGCAGCTTACGGAAGTACCTCCAGTGATGAGAACAGTTCCGTTGGATCCTCTGCCGACTCGGCCAACATTAAGGAGGAACCTGTCGATCCGAACGAATATCGCCGACAACTGCTCGCCAATGGAGCTTCCGGTGGTGCTCAGTTTATGGGCACCATTAACGGTTACCAGGGACTACCGGGGTCGGGCGGTGGCACAGCTGGCGGTGGAGGAGCGACACCAAACGGTGTGTCCGGTACGTTAGGTTCCGCCGGCGGTACAACACCAAACTACGTCACCAACGGTAACGGCAACAGCTTCTCCAGCCTAACACCAGCCACCGTCCTACATCACCAGGCCTTACCCCACCTATCCGGAGCAGCACACCTGGCGAACCTTACCAAACACAGCAAAATGCTACCACACGTTGGTCGCAAAACGCAGCAAAAAATCGTCGACAAGGGCACGGACGAGTATCGGAGGCGACGGGAACGCAACAACATTGCCGTTCGGAAGTCGCGCGAAAAGGCGAAGGTACGGTCGCGCGAGGTGGAGGAGAAGGTGAAAACCCTGCTGAAGGAGAAGGATGTGCTGATACGCAAGATCGAGGAGAAAAACAACGAGATTGCACTGTACAAGCAGCTGTACATGCACCTGATGAACCACAGCAATCCGGAGATCAATCAGATCTGTCGCAGTGCGCTTAACCTGTCCAACATGGGCGACCACATGTGATCGGTAGTGTCCGTTACCGTGATGTCTACGCTGTAAATatgagtgtgtgcgcgtgtattTGCTGCCCACCAAGAGAACTTTCCTCCACCGTTGTCCGATCAAGGGGCTCGATCGTCTTCTGCAGGGTTTCATCTCACTTTTCCCCAAATAGCCTTACGCAGTCGAGGTGATCGAGCCATCTATCGGGAAGTGAATCGTTTTCTACCCCTATGCAAGCTACGTCCTGAAGCTGTAAAAAGGACTTTCTTCACTGACGTTCCGTTTGGCGTTTTGTATCACGAACCAAAGACAACAGAGACTCCGCATTCTTCCTTCCCCAAAGCATTGGAAGAATCGAGCCAACCTAGACACGCAGACAACGCGAACGCGGACGAACAGGAAGAACACGAATGCTtcgaaggaaaggaaagcgaTTTAGTCTGGCCAGGGCAGCtacgagttatcgtcgataaCGTCACATGCACTGTGTGACGGGCAAGTCGAGCGCAATGGGCGTGTGACGAGAATCGCGCTCGAAGGAACTTAAATACCTGTACATAGTGTTTAAGAGatatttgtgtttatttgctATGTTATTAATGTTATTATAATTGTATGCGGTGTGTAAAGTGCGCTGCCAATAGTGAGGAAGGACAAGGGTAATACAAAAAGGTGGGGACGATTTAGAATAATAACctggaggatgatgatgaacgaCGAAAACCGTACGACTCTTACTTACTTAAGAACTGCACAAAGATTCATACACACCGTGGGACAGCTGTTTGACAAGACTTGATAGAATTGTTTCCTTGCTCGTTTATcattgttacttttttttctggttcatTTGTTACATCTTTTTTCATCAttcatatttttcacattcgtCTTCTGTGcacaccctttttttgttcttttactttttttccccctttctatttttctcttttctattTGGTTATGGATCTATTCAAACTATAAATAATCCTTGTAAGACTGACGTTTCTATGGCTCTTCTGCTAAACTCCTCTTTTTAAAGTAGTTAATTTTTCCTGATTTTCCTGCATGCTatgttcttccttttcttctgttttaatttatttactctattttcaaaactttcctttatttgttttcactatttattttttcttctattttagCCACTCATATTTTACTTCTCTTCGAAAAAAATTCTATTGTCTTTATCATTCTAAAATCGTAATTTTCCTCTCCGctgttaaatttctttttcggaACAAAAACGCTCTCTTTCTTTACCATTGGCTCTTCATTTCTTTGgaaactttttctttccttctttggtTCTAATACatcattttgcttctttctatTGCTTTCTCGTCTGTTCTATCATATCATTCATTTTCTTATCTTTTACTCTCATCtctattttctttaacttaaAAAAGACATCGTTTGCaaactttgttgtttttcttcacatgCAAaacccccccaccccccaccccccacCCCCACCACACTCATACTCCAATCAGGGCAGTAGAAAAGCTTAGTACCAGTAATGTAAATAGCAAACCAACCGCACAACCCCAAAAAACGTAACCTGCTTATCGATAGAGTAATATCGTTACCAACCACTCTgtacgcacaaaaaaaaaactctgcatACTGAAGCGAAGGAATCAGTAGGTCTCTGACATCATTCTAGTAGTCGATTAGAATATGAGGGTGATACAACGCACCACCGATGGTTCTAACCAACTAAATCGGGTAACCGGGTTCGGATGGCTCGAGAAATATGAAACAATGAAgcaatgaaaaatcaaaaccaagtCGATAAGTAAGGCGTTGGGgttgaatatttaaaaccGGAGTTGCGCTCCCAATgcgaaatgaaagtgaaagagGAAGTCACTTGTCGTTGCGAAGGTTCGCGCCGTGGATGAAGAAGAAAGCTACGCAATCGCAGCGCAAGACCGTAATGAAACCGAAGATAAATTATGAAGAAAATAACGGATGGAAATGTGTTAAAGTGTTGCTAAGTGAGCGTCCTACGAATCGAAACGTTAAGTTACCAGGTAGATAATAATACGCAATCCATTCGAATGGAAGCTCCTGCACGTAAAATATGATAGACAAAATCACACAGACATTCGTTTGCTAAAATTTATACGCGCTCATCGGattgttatgattttttctttctttctaatTTAATTCGTTgattaaagttttgtttttttttttttgtttgcgaaaCACATTCTCGATCATCATTGGACACACTATTCCATTGCAGTGAAaattttgtgtaaaataaattaatttcacccAGTTCAAAAGTCTTATTACGGAAAGCGTATGTAGgataaaattaagaaaacaaaaacacggcAGCAGTGCAAAACAGTGCGTCAAACGGTCTCTGATAAATAAATGATAGTGAATTGTATACATCCTGTAAACCTGTAAACACACCACCTTTCTTCTCAGCTTGTGATGGTAATACAAACTCCCTTGTTGTTAGCTGAATAGTAATCGATCGAAAATCTACATAAACACGGGCTGAATAAATGTAATAAACtcatttaaaatatcaaaacctACAGCTTATTAATTCATTCGTTCTGAAATGTTTGAATCCTCCTTTTTCTGTTTAGCTGCAATTCTATATCACATCTACTTAACGCTGTTTATATGCTCTTATTAATCGTCCGCGTCAAGTACTTCCTCGTTTGTTTAGTTTCCTCTATTTTAACATTAAACGCCTTAATATACTGAGACGAATAAAAATTCACCTTCAACCCTTCATTcgcaaaaacaagcaaaaaatgcaaaagtaTGACCGTTTTATGTCTAACTGATTGAACAAATGGTCCGACACATGCGGTGCGAGAATAAGTGCGCCACAGTTAATCGCGCCAAGTGGAAAGAAACACAATACCTATCTACCGACACTAAgagcggggggaaaaaaacctcacAGCAAACAATAGACCCAACAGTTTGAGGATTTTGGATGCGCGCCAGTAATACGGGTGCCAGATATAGAAAATTGGTGGGGTCAAAAATGATTACTCTCTTTCCCGACACAACCACCAAGCTCGTTCGTTGCCTGGTGTGAAATTTATCTCTATTTTCATAGTTTAATGTAAATCCAAACCCACGAGATGGTGAAGGATGCGAAACGAAACATGTCACCAACATATCAGAGCTTCCTTTAACGTGAGCCATCGTTCTGGCACGCTCACGGTAGTGTTTGCTGACCATTGGAAGGGAAATTTAGTTCGGTCGACCATTTAGAAGGCCTGCTGGCGTGGCCCTTCTAGTTGGCACTGTCACACACGCTTTGACTGCTGGCCCAGGGAGTGATAGCCGCGCTTGACAGTGGATTGTAAATGAAGCGTACCCAACGGGAGACCCTCGGCATGGTGAACGTGTTAAGAGAGGAACATTTTCGCCACATCAAAGCAGAACAAGATTGCTGAATGATGGAGGTCGCACCCAGAAAAAATTGCGAGGTTCATAGTTGATGTGCGAATGCTAACTATTACCGATTGCGAAATCCACTATAAAAGCGAGACAACGGCGAATAAATGTTTCCCTTCCTTGCTCAAACCTCGCGCCGGTGGGTGAAAGTGGGCTGAACTTGAGCTACTTACTTAAGTGATGGGAGAAAGATATTGGGAAGACAGCGATGTGAGTAAGGTAAGAAAGGCTTGGTGTGAATTGCCTTTCTTTTGGGTGTTATGTGATGATCGTTTCAATGATGGTTTGATAATATTGGATAGATATGTATTTATTATGTTATTATATGTACTTGTTTAATAtaacataaaatcaaattattaaTGCTAGGAAATAATGATGGTAAACGAGATTAATTTTGgtagttaaattatttttattttgacacCAAACACAATAATATTTCACAAGTTTTgaattttcgtattttttaattaactgTAGCTTAGAGAATGAATCGCatccaatttaattttcttttgcacattttttttaatgattattttaagtatgacagcTTGCGCCATATCGACAACACCGCATTTGATGACTATTTATATAAACTAGAATTACGGGGCATTTCCTCCATATATATTTTGCACAAATATCTTTGTGAATAAGAAttcctttttccttcatttatacatcaaaataaagcaaaaattctatgtttttattaaaaataatcaaaaagaaggaaatagttttgaaaaaaaaaccccaacacaCCATCGTTATCGTATTGATAAACGAACAAAGAtctatattttcatttttttattgatacaAATAGATAATTAAAATGATTCTAACTCTATTTCGTGAAAGTGTTTCTCTTAAGctagattttaaatttgcagtttaaattttaaccaaATTTTATTATGCTCAAACCCCTGTATAGATGCGATCAATGATCAACTTccaaaacaatacaaataaaCGGTAAAGAACATTAAATCAAACACTGTAAGCcataaagaaggaaagaaaagatcGTAAAACTAATGCTCGCTAGCTCGTAGCATGTCGTTCACACGATCGTAACAAACACACGTGTAACTCGATCGGTTTATCAACGTGACAGTTAACCCGTCAGCCCGCCAAAACCAAACGTACAAACCGCCCAACAACACttcatttatgtttggttttacttctacgcttttttttttaactgaaaCTGTTTCCGGATTACTTGgggccgaaaaaaaaactttcactcTCGCACCCGCCTGACCATCGCGGGAAGTTTGACAATGGCAGGGCCACACAATGCGCTGGGGAAGGTTTTGgaattacgaaaaaaaaaaagacacaaaacaaataaaggcGAAATAGTGTCTCTCGGACAGCATAACTTCCGCCGTAttgatggttttagttttgttttcttctttttatttctctctctctctctctctccctctcttgcTCGCTCTCACCCAACAAGAAGTAACGCATGAGTTTTGCATTTAATGCACCGGTCAATCAAAAAACCTCACACACATCACAGCTGCATGATGCGTtcgaaatacacacacacacacaagcacgagCGCGCTGCACATCGGAGGAcggaattatttataaaatgaCCTTCCGCAGCCCTTCAGGAACCTTTTTCGGGTTCCGCTGCAAGGTGTGTACGTCCATTTGTCTTGCGTCTTGGGAAGTACGCATAttatacacaaacaaatgaaCGCTCAGGCATCACTGTCCTGTGCACACCGCATCGTGCAAATGATAAATAGAAAGTGTACTATCTTGCAAGGTACGCACTCCAACTCCGCCTGCGTTCCACGCTCCTAATCATTTCTTCACGCTGGCACACTACTGACCTACTGCCGGATGCAGCcggatgcattttttatgttGCGTTCTGGCTTCCCTCGTGCAGGGCTGGCCGGTTTGACCGGATTCGGGACCTAAATTCTATTCTTAGCACACCGGTTCGGTTCTGCTGTTCGGTTCGGCTAGGCGGAAACCTGGCCAAGCAGAGCGCAACGTTTGGTTCAGTTCCTTTCTGaccgatttttttcttcccatgtTTTGGGAGgtacttttctttttactgCTGCGTGCTAAATTCACCACCCTATCTTATGATCTCGTGCTCCAGTGCTTAGTAGAACACATGTGTTTTTGGTGGGAGGCGCCCTATGAAGATACTCGTTTGTTCTACTGAGAATCGCCGATCTGAACTTCCTGTTGCAGTGCCGAACCGAATTTGAGCCGAAATTTGAATCGAATTGTTTCCGGTCAGGACGGAAAAATTTGTTCcattaattaataattttgtttacaaGGCTGTGCGGAGAAAATGAGGTGACAGACACGAAAGAAAGGTGTTAAAATATTATGTGTTGATAATCGGCCACGGGAAACCGTGTCGTAGCTGTGGAAATGGATCATTTGTCAAGATTTCCTACTACCGGACGGATGCTCGTATAAATTTAACATGAAAAACAGTCCACGCAGAAGGCTGAACTTCTCAAGATGTGTAAAATTTCTCCATAAAACTACGATCAATCTTTTATAACAAATGGACATTTTAAAGAATGATTAAATGTCTGCGTATTATTTACAAATTTGTCCCCTCGCTCATTGCTATTGAATTCTAACTGTTTGAAGTTAAAAATTTAGATTAAGTAAATAATAGGTCAAATTTGCTCACTATCTTCTCCTTCGTCGTGGATTCTCGACCTGTTAGGACCGGTGTGGTCGTCAACTTGTTGGTACCCCGTATTAGGATAGTCAACCCTTACGACGAGGGAACAGTCCGGTTGGGATTTAAATCCCTAGTCCTGTCATGTGAAAAACAGCAAAGGTGTCACCCTCTATCCCTGCTTTATTTATCTACATGACTAACCATATTATTCAAACATAATAATTAGCAAATATTCTTTTGCTTCAATCCGTTGGTTTTGCTCTATgttcaataaatttcataaaccAATTATCTGAAAGATTCTAATAACACTCGTTGCTTAAATTGGTTGGTTTAATTCACTTTTTGACTGGAGATTTGCTCCTAAAGTACCAGCCTGACTTGTAGTCCacggaaaaccgaccgatagGTGTGCActaaataaaaatcgaaaccGAAAGCGCTCGAGTCATAACCTTAGCAATAAAGCGTTATATTGTTTTACTCTTTTTATGcaatatttacaataaaacCATGACCCAGGTGCTGCCAAATTCTGTTATTCTTTCATTCCAGTTACTTCACACGATTGCTTTTTTCCTATCAAACCTTCctgttttttatgttgttttttttttaatcacttCAAATAGGATGATAAGGTACATAAACGCATAATAATGATGTTCAACACCGAATTGACTGAAAAAGATCATCCCGAATTGCTGTCGTTGTTTATTCATCGCAGTGTAATTTGAGTGCTTTGCTTTATCACTaaatttctttctcttttactaATGCTGGCACCGTTCGTTGGATGGACCCCTGGTTTGATCGGACCAATTAGCAAACTGCTGCAGTGATGCAGTTTGCAGTGCTTTCATATTCCCCTTGGTAACGATTTCGCTGCATCTCTCACCTTTGCTCCTTGCCGTGCGTTCGAACGCGGATGTCAGTACCGCTGATAGCAGTAACCTTGAACTGCTAAACATTTGGCGAAGGTGCCAACGACCGTACGGATCCGCAATTAATGTATGTTGGTGTGAAATATAGTGATTAAATGATCACTTACAtcgtttttttgcaaataGAAGGAGTATAATATTCCTCAAACTCTTAaacaatttataaaatctttattattatttttttgtagaattctTGATAAAGATTTGATACagttttgcatcaaaatcctcgaaatattttcttaaatttctaccAAATTCAACATGCAACTCCCACCAATCATTCTTTGACTCAAAATCTTTATTCTAAACCCccgaaagacgaaaaaaaaaaatgcaccaatATCCCTTCACCGCACAATGAGTAACTGCTGCATTCTTCTGCAGCACAAACATCCGATGATGCGAACAGAagaccaccgaaaaaaaaagaactggtGCGGCACCAACATAAGCATAACAAACCACGCAtctgaagaaagcaaaaataggTCAAAACTATTTAAAACGAACCTACTTCAAACCATGCCCTATGGAGGTGTAATGGAGACAACCGGAGTGAGAAGGGGAGACATAGAGAGAGGGCTCGAGGAATCGGGGCAGAGCGATCGCCCCATAGTGGTGTTAGTGTTTGAAGTTGGGTTGGAAAGGTGGAAACTAAACCaagtcagaaaaaaaaaacaatcccacCCAAGATAAGGGTGATTGTCTCACGGGAACGAAGGGAGATGAGGAGAAGACATAAAGAGGAGGCAGCCCTTCCCGCTAGCCCGTTCTCACCAAgaggaccaaaaaaaaaacttccctttCGATGATGCGCAGACCGGTATAGATCAGATCCAAACCTAAATGGCAACGATCGCGCCCGATGGGTGGAAAAGAGAAGACGCAATATCAAATCAAAGACAAAGAAGAGAGCCCTACGCAAAAGGGCCAACAacgagcaaaaccaaaaagaaacacagCAAACGAGGGTGGTGTTGGGCCGAATTGGTTGGGCCTACTATTGCTTAGACGCAAACCCAACACAgacaaacgaaagcaaaagtgaTCGAGCCCTTCACCCATACACCGACATCGCGCAGGCATCAGGCGTTGTTAAAATGTGAAGACGCTCCACCACGGTTCTGGCAGCTTCTAgggttggtttgtgtgtgtttttttgggtggttgagaagaagaaaaaaaagcaccaaaactAGAACACGTTCCTCGAAACATAGTGTTCGAAATACTACTCTTTTCTATCCCTCTCTGTATCACTATCTCCCCTCAAGACGGACGGCCTTCCTCAGCTGTGGTCGGGTGTGGCACGGAAGGAATTTATGTTTGCGCTCGTCGATTTGTCTTCGTGTTTGTAAGTGTCAGTCTCTGCTGGTGTACCATACATTTAAGGGAAACCCATCAACGAGTaaagaagaagcagcagctagaagaaaaaaacctcccgaAATGAATTATGCACTTGACCAGTGCGTTATGCGTTAAGTGTGCGGCCTTTTTTTGGAGTCGTTCTGCTTCTATTTCGATGGTACGGTGCACAATGGGTGATGAAGAACTGGAAAAGGGCGTTaaatttggagaaaaaattgattaaatgtTATCAAATGTTGTAATCAATTTCtttctcaaaattttgttgACGAATGAAAGGATTCTGATTAGGATTTAATATAGGGAAACAATAATTATCAAACCGATCTTGCGACCAAAAACTATGCCATTATGC
This genomic window from Anopheles maculipalpis chromosome 2RL, idAnoMacuDA_375_x, whole genome shotgun sequence contains:
- the LOC126568203 gene encoding CCAAT/enhancer-binding protein, which encodes MESPQMYDTNQIQVRSDIKKLTMAANNNVNGTNGTANGASPTNNNSPTAINQNTLALKQQQQQQQHQQSQQQVQQVQQQVQQQVQQQTQQQQQVQLGQLPSNGASGLLSNGNLLSKQMLQQIQYSQSELDELTSQEISLDLQHLIDDQFRDPEALGIFTEMVTVGSTNGTMANPLVQTAAAKALQLQQARLSQHTNGGNSYQRSLAYMPQPVHTGAAYGSTSSDENSSVGSSADSANIKEEPVDPNEYRRQLLANGASGGAQFMGTINGYQGLPGSGGGTAGGGGATPNGVSGTLGSAGGTTPNYVTNGNGNSFSSLTPATVLHHQALPHLSGAAHLANLTKHSKMLPHVGRKTQQKIVDKGTDEYRRRRERNNIAVRKSREKAKVRSREVEEKVKTLLKEKDVLIRKIEEKNNEIALYKQLYMHLMNHSNPEINQICRSALNLSNMGDHM